One Mesorhizobium sp. J428 DNA segment encodes these proteins:
- a CDS encoding FAD-binding oxidoreductase, whose product MSASRQRLGRGRGSRSSSRKPATATNSTGRSAAIYIRNYGNAVIRVLNAASAPLFEQGDASLFPHPLLTPRGVLNVADVDGLARHEAMLEGAHGMEILTREQALAMVPALRPEKLAAAAYERDAQDIDVSALHEGWLRNARANGATLMVGTPMLSAAREGGRWRIDTPGGALTATILVDAAGAWADDVAGRAGVASLGLQPMRRSIAVIPAPEAYDIAGWPLIADSAEGWYAKPDAGKLYVSPTEEISVDPHDAYVDDMVLAEGLWRFEQAVDVPVNRVERSWAGLRTFAPDRTPVVGFGDDGFFWLAGQGGYGIQTSPALSALAAALVKGERPPDELEALLPALSPTRFG is encoded by the coding sequence GTGTCGGCCTCGCGGCAGCGCTTGGGGCGGGGCCGAGGGTCGCGATCCTCGAGCAGGAAGCCCGCCACGGCTACCAATTCGACCGGGCGGTCGGCTGCGATCTATATCCGCAACTACGGCAATGCCGTCATCCGGGTGCTGAACGCGGCGAGCGCGCCGCTGTTCGAACAGGGCGATGCCAGCCTCTTCCCGCATCCGCTGCTGACCCCGCGCGGCGTGCTAAACGTCGCCGACGTGGACGGGCTCGCCAGGCATGAGGCGATGCTCGAAGGCGCGCACGGCATGGAAATCCTGACACGCGAGCAGGCGCTTGCCATGGTGCCGGCGCTACGTCCGGAGAAGCTGGCAGCCGCGGCCTACGAACGCGATGCACAGGACATCGACGTGTCGGCGCTGCACGAGGGCTGGTTGCGCAATGCGCGGGCCAATGGCGCGACGCTGATGGTCGGCACGCCGATGCTCTCGGCGGCGCGCGAAGGCGGCCGCTGGCGGATCGACACGCCAGGGGGAGCGCTCACAGCGACCATCCTTGTGGACGCGGCGGGCGCCTGGGCCGATGACGTGGCGGGGAGGGCGGGTGTCGCCTCGCTCGGCCTGCAGCCAATGCGCCGTTCGATAGCGGTGATCCCGGCGCCGGAGGCATATGACATCGCCGGTTGGCCGCTGATCGCCGATTCCGCCGAGGGCTGGTACGCCAAGCCCGATGCAGGAAAGCTCTACGTGTCGCCGACCGAGGAGATTTCGGTCGATCCGCACGACGCCTATGTCGACGACATGGTGCTGGCCGAAGGGCTTTGGCGCTTCGAACAGGCGGTGGACGTTCCGGTCAACCGCGTCGAGCGCAGTTGGGCCGGCCTGCGCACCTTCGCGCCCGACCGCACCCCGGTCGTGGGCTTCGGCGACGACGGGTTCTTCTGGCTGGCGGGGCAGGGCGGCTACGGCATACAGACCTCCCCGGCCCTGTCGGCGCTCGCCGCTGCGCTGGTCAAGGGCGAGCGGCCGCCAGATGAGCTGGAGGCGCTGTTGCCGGCCCTGTCGCCGACGAGGTTCGGATAG
- a CDS encoding acyl-CoA dehydrogenase family protein yields the protein MDFDLTEEQSLIKDQLDRLLKDRYGFEERKKYMAAPEGFSPDMWSAYAEMGLMALPFAEEHGGIGGGPVETMIVMESFGRVLALEPYFATVVLGGGFLRSGASDAQKGELIPGIADGSAKYAFAQVERGARYDLAHVSTTAAKDGSGWKLSGAKSLVLHGDSADKLIVTARTGGRPGEEAGVGVFVVDAGAAGVSRRGYPTQDGLRAAEISFDNVRAEHVLGDPGSGMPLVRTVVDQAIAALAAEAVGVMSAMHELTVDYIKVRKQFGVAIGQFQVLQHKAVDMFIATEQMRSIAMFATMMADSDDAAERARAMHAAKAELGRGGKLAGENAIQLHGGVGMTMEYAVTHYFKRLTMMNTLFGDGDFHLRRLAALGGLFDKAA from the coding sequence ATGGATTTCGACCTGACCGAGGAACAGTCGCTCATCAAGGACCAGCTCGACCGGTTGTTGAAGGACCGCTACGGCTTCGAGGAGCGCAAGAAATACATGGCCGCGCCTGAGGGCTTCAGCCCGGACATGTGGTCCGCCTATGCCGAGATGGGCCTGATGGCGCTGCCCTTCGCGGAGGAGCATGGCGGCATCGGCGGCGGGCCGGTGGAGACCATGATCGTGATGGAATCCTTCGGCCGGGTGCTGGCGCTGGAGCCCTATTTCGCGACCGTCGTGCTCGGCGGCGGCTTCCTGCGTTCCGGCGCCAGCGACGCCCAGAAGGGTGAGCTGATCCCCGGCATCGCCGACGGCTCGGCCAAATACGCCTTCGCCCAAGTCGAGCGCGGCGCGCGCTACGACCTCGCGCATGTCTCCACCACCGCTGCGAAGGATGGCTCCGGCTGGAAGCTCTCCGGCGCCAAGAGCCTGGTCCTGCATGGCGACAGCGCCGACAAGCTGATCGTCACAGCACGCACCGGCGGTAGGCCCGGCGAAGAGGCGGGTGTCGGCGTCTTCGTCGTCGACGCAGGTGCCGCAGGCGTCTCGCGGCGCGGCTACCCGACCCAGGATGGCCTGCGCGCCGCCGAAATCTCCTTCGACAATGTGCGGGCTGAACATGTGCTGGGCGATCCCGGCAGCGGCATGCCGCTTGTCCGCACCGTCGTCGACCAGGCGATTGCGGCGCTCGCGGCGGAGGCCGTCGGCGTCATGTCGGCCATGCACGAACTCACCGTCGACTACATCAAGGTGCGCAAGCAGTTCGGCGTCGCCATCGGCCAATTTCAGGTGCTTCAGCACAAGGCGGTCGACATGTTCATCGCCACGGAGCAGATGCGCTCAATCGCCATGTTCGCGACCATGATGGCAGACAGCGACGACGCAGCAGAGCGCGCCCGCGCCATGCATGCGGCCAAAGCCGAACTCGGCCGTGGCGGTAAGCTCGCCGGCGAAAACGCCATCCAGCTGCACGGCGGCGTCGGCATGACGATGGAATATGCCGTCACGCACTACTTCAAGCGCCTGACGATGATGAACACGCTCTTCGGCGATGGCGATTTTCATCTGCGCAGGCTCGCCGCGCTTGGAGGGTTGTTCGACAAGGCGGCGTAG
- the pimC gene encoding pimeloyl-CoA dehydrogenase large subunit has translation MDLRFTPEENAFREEVRAFFAENLDPEIRRKTVDGEYLGKEDLVAWSRVLNAHGWGAPHWPVEHGGTGWDPMRQYIFLEELQKFPAPQPLAFGVNMVGPVIYTFGSKAQKERFLPRIRNLDDWWCQGFSEPGAGSDLASLKTRAVRDGDHYIVNGQKTWTTLAQYADWIFCLVRTNTEAKKQEGISFLLIDMKTPGIEVRPIVTMDGGREINEVFLTDVRVPVENLVGEENKGWDYAKFLLGNERTNIARIGVSKQRIARIRELAALELSGGRPLIEDERFREKLASIEIDLKALELTQLRVVAADAKRGNTGKPDPASSILKIKGSEIQQATTHLLMEVMGPFALPYQSHDLDGRNEPFDGPEYAAHAAPSYFNNRKVSIYGGSNEIQKNIIAKAVLGL, from the coding sequence ATGGACCTTCGCTTCACGCCCGAGGAAAACGCCTTCCGCGAGGAGGTTCGCGCCTTCTTCGCCGAGAACCTCGATCCCGAGATTCGCCGCAAGACGGTGGACGGCGAGTATCTCGGCAAGGAGGACCTCGTCGCCTGGTCGCGCGTGCTGAACGCGCATGGCTGGGGTGCGCCGCACTGGCCGGTCGAGCACGGCGGCACCGGCTGGGACCCGATGCGGCAGTATATCTTCCTGGAGGAACTGCAGAAATTCCCTGCCCCTCAGCCGCTCGCCTTCGGCGTCAACATGGTGGGGCCGGTCATTTACACCTTCGGCTCAAAGGCACAGAAGGAGCGCTTCCTGCCGCGCATCCGCAATCTCGACGACTGGTGGTGCCAGGGCTTCTCGGAGCCCGGGGCCGGCTCCGACCTCGCCTCGCTCAAGACCCGCGCGGTGCGTGACGGCGACCACTACATCGTCAACGGCCAGAAGACGTGGACCACGCTTGCGCAATATGCCGACTGGATCTTCTGCCTCGTGCGCACCAACACCGAGGCCAAGAAGCAGGAAGGCATCTCCTTCCTGCTGATCGACATGAAGACGCCCGGTATCGAGGTCCGCCCGATCGTGACGATGGACGGCGGCCGCGAGATCAACGAGGTCTTCCTCACCGACGTGCGCGTGCCCGTCGAAAACCTCGTCGGCGAGGAGAACAAGGGCTGGGACTACGCAAAGTTCCTGCTCGGCAACGAGCGCACAAACATCGCCCGCATCGGCGTGTCCAAGCAGCGCATCGCCCGCATCCGCGAACTCGCGGCGCTTGAACTCTCCGGCGGCAGGCCTCTCATTGAAGACGAGCGCTTCCGCGAGAAGCTCGCCTCGATCGAAATCGACCTCAAGGCGCTGGAACTGACCCAGCTTCGCGTCGTCGCCGCCGATGCCAAGCGCGGCAATACCGGCAAGCCCGATCCTGCGTCCTCAATCCTCAAGATCAAGGGCTCGGAGATCCAGCAGGCAACCACGCACCTCCTGATGGAGGTGATGGGTCCGTTCGCCCTGCCCTACCAAAGCCACGACCTCGACGGCCGCAACGAGCCTTTCGACGGGCCCGAATACGCGGCGCACGCCGCGCCGTCCTATTTTAACAATCGCAAGGTCTCGATCTACGGCGGCTCGAACGAGATCCAGAAGAACATCATCGCCAAGGCCGTGCTGGGATTGTGA
- a CDS encoding acetyl-CoA C-acyltransferase, which produces MVDAVIVSTARTPIGKAYRGAFNDTTGATLGGHAIGHALKRSGIEGAEIEDVIMGCAMPEGTDGVNVARRALLTAGLPVTTAGTTIDRQCSSGIQSMSLLANAIRNDGVKIGIAGGLESISLVQNEHQNTFRLKDEKLLSLHPAAYMPMIDTAEVVAKRYGISRERQDEYALESQKRTAAAREAGRFATEIAPMKTRMAVVDKETKEISYKEIEVAHDEGPRADTTAAGLAGLKPVREGGVVTAGNASQLSDGAAASVMMSSKEAEKRGLTPLGIFRGFNVAGCEPDEMGIGPVFAVPRLLERHGLKIDDIGLWELNEAFAVQVIYCRDRLGIDPAKLNVDGGAIAVGHPYGMSGARLAGHALIEGKRRGVKYAVVTMCIGGGMGGAGLLEIV; this is translated from the coding sequence ATGGTCGACGCCGTCATCGTATCCACCGCCCGCACGCCGATCGGCAAGGCCTATCGCGGCGCCTTCAACGACACCACGGGCGCGACGCTCGGCGGCCATGCGATCGGGCATGCGCTGAAGCGCTCCGGCATCGAGGGCGCCGAGATCGAGGACGTCATCATGGGCTGTGCGATGCCTGAGGGCACCGACGGTGTCAACGTCGCGCGCCGCGCGCTGCTGACGGCCGGCCTGCCTGTCACGACCGCCGGCACCACGATCGACCGGCAATGCTCGTCGGGCATCCAGTCGATGTCGCTGCTTGCCAACGCCATTCGCAACGACGGCGTCAAGATCGGCATTGCCGGCGGCCTGGAATCGATCAGCCTCGTTCAGAACGAGCACCAGAACACGTTCCGGCTCAAGGACGAGAAGCTGCTGTCGCTGCACCCGGCGGCCTACATGCCGATGATCGACACCGCAGAGGTCGTCGCCAAGCGCTACGGCATCTCGCGCGAGCGGCAGGACGAATATGCTCTGGAATCGCAGAAGCGCACCGCCGCTGCCCGCGAGGCCGGCCGCTTCGCCACGGAGATCGCGCCGATGAAGACGCGTATGGCCGTGGTCGACAAGGAGACGAAGGAAATCTCCTACAAGGAGATCGAGGTCGCGCATGACGAAGGACCGCGCGCCGACACGACGGCGGCAGGCCTTGCCGGCCTCAAGCCGGTGCGCGAGGGCGGTGTCGTCACCGCCGGCAATGCCAGCCAGCTCTCGGACGGCGCGGCCGCTTCGGTGATGATGAGCAGCAAGGAGGCCGAGAAGCGCGGCCTCACCCCGCTCGGGATCTTCCGCGGCTTCAACGTCGCCGGCTGCGAGCCCGACGAAATGGGCATCGGTCCGGTCTTCGCCGTGCCGCGGCTGCTCGAACGCCATGGCCTGAAGATCGACGACATCGGCCTGTGGGAGCTCAACGAGGCCTTCGCCGTGCAGGTGATCTACTGCCGCGACCGACTCGGCATCGACCCGGCCAAGCTCAATGTCGACGGCGGCGCGATCGCGGTCGGCCACCCCTACGGCATGAGTGGCGCGCGGCTCGCCGGACACGCGCTGATCGAGGGCAAACGCCGCGGCGTAAAGTATGCCGTCGTCACCATGTGCATCGGCGGCGGCATGGGCGGCGCTGGGCTGCTGGAGATCGTGTGA
- a CDS encoding long-chain fatty acid--CoA ligase, whose amino-acid sequence MIQAIAGDAWPWARSYPGGFSPDVALDTWPVHEAVDRSAEQFGDTIAFIFRNAKISYRDLKREADRAAAGFAAIGIGKGDRVALLLPNTLYHPYAFFGALKAGATVVHLSPLDAPKVIAHKLSDSGARTLVTTNIGSIAAGVVPLLGSGLVDRIIVGDDVRFGPSPLTGPLPAADGMTAWDDFVEATVPTAFPPVAVEDLALLQYTGGTTGLPKAAMLTHANMSAAASSYALWSAADGLTRLGQEKVLLVLPLFHIYALVAVMLRALIDGQTMVLHTRFDAETALAEIEAGVTVFPGVPTMWIAICSLHGFEKRDISSLHYCGSGGAPLPVEVARRLKDLAGIELLGGWGMTETSPAGTNIPRGRPDKAGTIGLPLPGIRMRIVSLDDPRRELASGETGEIAVKGANVTSGYLNRPEENAAAFAEGWFLTGDIGHMDEDGFFFLVDRKKDMIISGGFNVYPQMIEQVIYEHPDVEEVLVIGIPDDYRGEAAKAFVKLRAGAAELTLEGLRAFLKSRLGPHEVPAALDIRAALPRTPVGKLSKLELKREERDKAASQSQGA is encoded by the coding sequence ATGATCCAGGCGATCGCGGGCGACGCCTGGCCCTGGGCCAGGTCCTATCCGGGGGGCTTCTCCCCGGACGTTGCCCTCGACACCTGGCCCGTCCATGAGGCTGTCGACCGGAGCGCCGAGCAATTCGGCGATACGATCGCCTTTATCTTCCGCAACGCGAAGATCAGCTACCGCGATCTGAAACGTGAGGCCGACCGCGCCGCGGCCGGTTTCGCGGCAATCGGCATCGGCAAGGGGGACCGGGTCGCGCTTCTCCTGCCCAACACGCTCTACCACCCCTACGCCTTCTTCGGCGCGCTGAAGGCTGGCGCGACGGTGGTGCATCTCTCCCCGCTCGACGCGCCGAAAGTCATCGCCCACAAGCTCTCCGATTCCGGAGCGCGGACGCTGGTCACCACCAATATCGGCAGCATCGCGGCCGGCGTCGTTCCGCTCCTCGGGTCCGGCCTGGTGGACCGCATCATCGTCGGCGACGATGTACGCTTCGGCCCATCTCCGCTCACCGGCCCGTTGCCCGCCGCAGACGGCATGACCGCCTGGGACGACTTCGTCGAAGCCACCGTCCCCACAGCCTTCCCGCCCGTCGCAGTCGAGGATCTTGCCCTGCTGCAATATACCGGCGGCACGACCGGCCTGCCCAAGGCGGCGATGCTGACGCATGCGAACATGTCGGCAGCCGCCTCCTCCTACGCGCTTTGGAGCGCAGCGGACGGGCTAACGCGGCTCGGCCAGGAAAAGGTGCTGCTGGTCCTTCCCCTGTTCCATATCTACGCGCTGGTCGCCGTGATGCTGCGTGCACTGATCGACGGCCAGACGATGGTCCTGCACACGCGCTTCGACGCCGAGACAGCGCTCGCCGAAATCGAGGCGGGAGTGACCGTCTTCCCCGGCGTGCCGACGATGTGGATCGCCATCTGCTCCCTGCACGGCTTCGAGAAGCGCGACATCTCCTCGCTGCACTATTGCGGCTCCGGCGGCGCCCCCCTGCCCGTCGAGGTCGCACGCAGGCTGAAAGACCTCGCCGGCATCGAACTGCTCGGCGGCTGGGGGATGACCGAGACCTCGCCCGCCGGCACAAACATCCCGCGCGGCCGTCCCGACAAGGCGGGCACGATAGGCCTGCCGCTGCCCGGCATCCGCATGCGCATCGTTTCGCTCGACGATCCGCGCCGCGAACTCGCTTCCGGCGAGACCGGCGAGATCGCGGTGAAGGGCGCCAACGTCACCTCCGGCTATCTCAACCGGCCGGAAGAGAATGCGGCTGCCTTCGCCGAAGGCTGGTTCCTGACGGGCGACATCGGCCACATGGACGAGGACGGCTTCTTCTTCCTCGTCGACCGCAAGAAGGACATGATCATCTCCGGCGGCTTCAACGTCTATCCGCAGATGATCGAGCAGGTGATCTACGAACATCCGGACGTCGAGGAGGTGCTGGTGATCGGCATTCCCGACGACTATCGCGGCGAGGCGGCGAAGGCCTTCGTCAAGCTGCGCGCAGGCGCCGCCGAACTGACGCTGGAGGGCCTGCGCGCCTTCCTCAAGAGCCGGCTTGGCCCGCACGAAGTGCCCGCCGCGCTGGATATCCGCGCAGCCCTGCCGCGAACGCCGGTGGGCAAGCTTTCCAAACTCGAACTCAAGCGGGAAGAGCGGGACAAGGCCGCATCCCAAAGCCAAGGAGCCTGA
- a CDS encoding 3-hydroxyacyl-CoA dehydrogenase NAD-binding domain-containing protein yields the protein MSQPVTVTRDGNVAIVTIDNPPVNAMSFHVREPLHRVLLELRDDASVDAMVLACAGRTFVAGADISEFGKPIQDPFLPEIIDRIETFQKPTVAAIHGTALGGGLELAMGCHFRVADAAAKVGLPEVKLGILPGAGGTQRLPRLAGPSKALKMIVSGTPIGAKDALASGIVDAVVEGDLVANAVKFAREKIASKASLVPVSQRDDKLAPVRANIAAFDAEIAEVLKKSKGLDAPKACAQSVRNSVTMPYAEGAKAERNFFFELVKGDQSRAQRHLFFAEREANKVPGVGKEDKPRKIAKVGVIGAGTMGGGISMSFVNGGIPVTILEMSDEALKRGLGVIEKNYGISVSRGSLTEEAKAKRMSMFKGTTDYADLADCDLIIEAVFEEMGVKEKVFSTLDKIAKPGAILASNTSYLDVNEIAKFTSRPQDVLGMHFFSPANVMKLLEIVRGAKTAPDVIATAIAVGKAIGKVPVVVGVCHGFVGNRMLGARGAEAEDLLLEGATPAQADKVFTDFGWPMGTYQMWDLAGLDIGWRTRKSLGKTAAIGDALCEQGRYGQKTGKGYYLYPDGRTPVSDPEVEALIVEKAREKGVNRRDISDEEITERMMYPMINEGARILEEGIAIRSSDIDTVWVNGYGFPVGKGGPMFWAELVGLPKIVERLDYWYGKTGKEVYKPSPLLRKLAAENGSFADATKAAA from the coding sequence ATGTCCCAACCTGTGACTGTCACCCGCGACGGAAATGTCGCCATCGTGACGATCGACAACCCGCCAGTGAACGCGATGTCGTTCCACGTCCGCGAGCCGCTGCACCGGGTGCTGCTTGAACTTCGCGACGATGCGTCGGTGGACGCGATGGTGCTCGCCTGCGCGGGGCGCACCTTCGTGGCAGGCGCCGATATTTCCGAGTTCGGCAAGCCGATCCAGGATCCGTTCCTGCCCGAGATCATCGACCGGATCGAGACCTTCCAGAAGCCGACGGTCGCAGCAATCCACGGCACCGCGCTCGGCGGCGGTCTCGAACTCGCCATGGGCTGCCATTTCCGCGTCGCCGACGCCGCGGCCAAGGTCGGCCTGCCCGAGGTGAAGCTCGGCATCCTGCCCGGCGCCGGCGGCACGCAGCGCCTGCCGCGACTCGCCGGCCCGTCCAAGGCACTCAAGATGATCGTGTCCGGCACGCCGATCGGCGCCAAGGATGCACTGGCCTCAGGCATCGTTGACGCGGTCGTCGAGGGTGACCTGGTCGCCAATGCCGTGAAGTTCGCCCGTGAAAAGATCGCCTCGAAAGCTTCTCTCGTGCCCGTCAGCCAGCGCGACGACAAGCTCGCGCCGGTACGTGCGAACATCGCGGCCTTCGACGCCGAGATCGCGGAGGTGCTGAAGAAGTCGAAGGGCCTCGACGCGCCAAAGGCCTGCGCGCAGTCGGTGCGCAACAGCGTCACCATGCCCTATGCCGAAGGCGCCAAGGCCGAGCGCAACTTCTTCTTCGAACTCGTCAAGGGCGACCAGTCGCGCGCGCAGCGCCACCTGTTCTTCGCCGAGCGCGAGGCGAACAAGGTGCCGGGCGTCGGCAAGGAGGACAAGCCGCGCAAGATCGCCAAGGTCGGCGTCATCGGCGCCGGCACCATGGGCGGCGGCATCTCGATGTCCTTCGTCAACGGCGGCATCCCGGTCACCATCCTCGAAATGTCCGACGAAGCGCTGAAGCGCGGCCTCGGCGTCATCGAGAAGAACTACGGCATCTCCGTCTCGCGCGGCTCGCTGACCGAGGAGGCCAAGGCGAAGCGCATGTCGATGTTCAAGGGCACGACCGACTACGCCGATCTCGCCGACTGCGACCTCATCATCGAGGCCGTCTTCGAGGAGATGGGCGTCAAGGAGAAGGTGTTCAGCACGCTCGACAAAATCGCCAAGCCGGGCGCGATCCTAGCGTCCAACACCTCCTATCTCGACGTCAACGAGATCGCGAAGTTCACCAGCCGCCCGCAGGACGTGCTCGGCATGCACTTCTTCTCGCCGGCCAACGTGATGAAGCTGCTGGAGATCGTACGCGGCGCCAAGACCGCGCCGGACGTCATCGCCACCGCGATCGCCGTCGGCAAGGCGATCGGCAAGGTGCCGGTGGTCGTCGGCGTCTGCCACGGTTTCGTCGGCAACCGCATGCTCGGCGCCCGCGGCGCCGAGGCCGAGGACCTTTTGCTCGAGGGTGCGACGCCTGCCCAGGCCGACAAGGTCTTCACCGATTTCGGCTGGCCGATGGGCACCTACCAGATGTGGGACCTCGCCGGCCTCGACATCGGCTGGCGCACGCGCAAGTCGCTCGGCAAGACGGCAGCCATCGGCGACGCGCTGTGCGAGCAGGGCCGCTACGGTCAGAAGACCGGCAAGGGCTACTACCTCTATCCGGACGGCCGCACGCCGGTCTCCGATCCGGAGGTCGAGGCGCTGATTGTCGAAAAGGCGCGCGAGAAGGGCGTCAACCGCCGCGACATCTCCGACGAGGAGATCACCGAGCGCATGATGTATCCGATGATCAACGAGGGCGCGCGCATCCTGGAGGAGGGCATCGCCATCCGCTCCTCCGACATCGACACGGTCTGGGTCAATGGCTACGGCTTCCCGGTCGGCAAGGGCGGCCCGATGTTCTGGGCCGAGCTCGTCGGCTTGCCGAAGATCGTCGAGCGGCTCGACTATTGGTACGGCAAGACCGGCAAGGAGGTCTACAAGCCCTCGCCGCTGCTCAGGAAGCTGGCCGCCGAAAACGGCAGCTTCGCCGATGCCACCAAGGCCGCTGCATGA
- the pcaD gene encoding 3-oxoadipate enol-lactonase has product MNFTHANGIVLHYEDTGGDRPVIVFANSLGTDFRIWDKVAAALRPDFRIIRYDKRGHGLSEATPAPYAMSDHVNDLAALLDELRVKAAVIVGLSVGGVIAQGLAAIRPDLVRGLVLSNTAHKIGTQESWNARIATVEAGGIESIADAVMKLWFTPAFRSPSNAEFAGCCAMLVRSPLAGYLGTCAALRDSDLTESTRALKVPVLCIVGDQDGSTPPDLVRSTANLIRGADFRIVADAGHIPCVEQPAAVTALIRQFINTARLA; this is encoded by the coding sequence ATGAATTTCACGCACGCCAACGGCATCGTGCTGCATTACGAGGACACGGGCGGCGATCGCCCCGTCATCGTGTTTGCGAACTCGCTGGGAACCGACTTCCGCATCTGGGACAAGGTCGCGGCAGCGCTGCGTCCCGACTTCCGCATCATCCGCTACGACAAGCGCGGTCACGGCCTCTCGGAGGCGACGCCGGCCCCCTACGCGATGAGCGACCATGTCAACGACCTCGCAGCGCTGCTCGACGAACTGCGCGTGAAGGCGGCGGTGATCGTGGGCCTTTCCGTCGGCGGCGTCATTGCGCAGGGTCTGGCCGCCATTCGTCCGGATCTCGTGCGCGGCCTCGTCCTGTCTAACACCGCACACAAGATCGGCACGCAGGAAAGCTGGAATGCACGGATCGCGACCGTCGAGGCCGGCGGCATCGAGAGCATCGCCGACGCCGTGATGAAGCTGTGGTTCACGCCGGCCTTCCGCTCGCCCTCAAATGCGGAATTCGCCGGCTGCTGCGCCATGCTCGTGCGTTCCCCGCTCGCCGGCTATCTCGGCACATGCGCGGCGCTGCGCGACAGCGACCTGACGGAATCGACCCGGGCGCTCAAGGTGCCGGTCCTCTGCATCGTCGGCGATCAGGACGGCTCGACGCCGCCCGATCTCGTGCGCTCGACCGCCAACCTCATCCGCGGCGCGGATTTCCGCATCGTCGCGGATGCCGGCCATATCCCCTGCGTGGAGCAGCCTGCTGCGGTCACCGCCCTGATCCGCCAGTTCATCAATACCGCCCGGCTCGCCTAA